Proteins encoded together in one Mastacembelus armatus chromosome 15, fMasArm1.2, whole genome shotgun sequence window:
- the LOC113131708 gene encoding hsp70-Hsp90 organizing protein 3, protein MVALMKFTRDICRLLGLGSGTQQQAEQMDCGAATPDPSDNGTLSQDALKEEEDLSDEEKVRQKAERRKTKRKRRRKRKKQEQVKQNDSAEQDDEDEDGGVESELDESESEVEVGAEEEKQRLQKEEKQEGKSHKSTDTPDMAPSGIKEHQKSQTRHAEEEPEWDVSSAFVANAASHIKPKGSSRKSKENKENEARRETNGTDTITKKSASLTEKGIKLVQEGLYAQAVSMFTEAIKCDPKDYRFFGNRSYCFYCLEQYPQALADAERSLQLAPDWPKGHFRKGSALMGMKRYSEAERAMEQVLKLDKDCEEAVTDLFNCKVLQLMEHGFEEMQSVQLLEKFSSVQAVLATCSDTARAGSQDPSVVQPGSPCPSLWVGNVTTDLTEKHLWDLFKMYGEIQSIRVLHERFCAFVNFKNATMAARAMEKLNGYCIENTRLVVRYPDRRTQRVPPIPLKTCPPITQQTGAGAGPRRRGPVNGDECYFWRTTGCHFGDKCHYKHIPDQKGKDRKPWQP, encoded by the exons ATGGTTGCGCTCATGAAATTCACCAGAGATATATGCAGGCTTTTGGGACTCGGGAGCG GCACCCAGCAGCAGGCGGAGCAGATGGACTGTGGTGCCGCAACCCCTGACCCAAGTGATAATGGCACTTTGTCACAG gaTGCAttaaaagaagaggaggatttGAGTGATGAGGAGAAAGTCAGACAGAAGGCAGAACGACGCAAAACCAAGAGAAAG CGCCGTCGAAAACGTAAGAAGCAAGAGCAGGTTAAGCAAAATGACAGTGCTGAACAG gatgatgaagatgaagacgGAGGTGTGGAGTCTGAACTGGATGAGAGTGAGTCAGAAGTAGAAGTTGGTGCtgaagaggagaaacaaagattgcaaaaagaggagaaacaggagGGAAAATCGCACAAGTCCACTGACACCCCAGATATGGCTCCTTCAGGAATCAAAGAACATCAAAAGAGCCAAACCAGACATGCTGAAGAG GAGCCAGAGTGGGATGTGAGCAGTGCCTTCGTTGCTAATGCTGCTAGCCATATCAAACCCAAAGGATCAAGTCGGAAGTCCAAAGAAAACAAGGAGAATGAAGCCAGGAGAGAG ACAAATGGAACTGACACCATAACAAAGAAAAGTGCGTCACTGACAG AAAAAGGGATCAAGCTGGTGCAAGAGGGACTGTATGCACAAGCAGTCAGTATGTTTACAGAAGCCATCAAATGTGATCCAAAGGATTACAG GTTCTTCGGGAATCGTTCATATTGCTTTTACTGCTTAGAGCAGTACCCTCAGGCTTTGGCTGATGCTGAACGTTCCCTTCAGCTCGCCCCAGACTGGCCAAAAGGACACTTTCGCAAGGGCAGTGCTCTCATGGGCATGAAA CGGTACAGTGAGGCAGAGAGGGCCATGGAGCAGGTGCTAAAACTGGACAAAGACTGTGAGGAGGCTGTCACTGACCTTTTTAACTGCAAAGTGTTGCAGTTAATG GAGCATGGTTTTGAAGAAATGCAAAGTGTTCAGCTCCTGGAGAAATTTTCATCTGTACAGGCTGTTTTGGCCACCTGTTCAGATACAGCCAGAG CTGGGAGTCAAGATCCATCAGTTGTTCAACCAGG AAGCCCTTGCCCATCTCTGTGGGTAGGAAATGTGACGACTGACCTAACTGAGAAACACTTATGggacctttttaaaat GTACGGTGAGATTCAGAGTATCCGTGTGCTACATGAGAGATTCTGTGCCTTTGTTAACTTCAAGAATGCAACCATGGCAGCTCGTGCCATGGAGAAACTAAAT GGTTATTGTATTGAGAACACACGTTTAGTGGTGCGCTATCCTGACCGTCGTACCCAGAGGGTCCCCCCCATTCCACTTAAGACCTGTCCACCTATCACCCAGCAGACAGGGGCAGGTGCTGG ACCTCGACGACGTGGCCCAGTGAATGGAGAcgagtgttacttctggagaACTACCGGCTGCCATTTTGGGGACAAATGTCACTACAAACACATTCCTGATCAGAAAGGCAAGGACAGGAAGCCTTGGCAGCCTTGA